A portion of the Pseudarthrobacter sp. L1SW genome contains these proteins:
- a CDS encoding phosphoribosylaminoimidazolesuccinocarboxamide synthase codes for MSNVPASRGFSTEAPELPGWTHVYSGKVRDLYEPADESILQRVGQDCVLVVASDRISAFDHVLSSEIPDKGRILTQLSLWWFDQLDVEHHVLGSTVEDGVPAAVEGRAMICKKLDMFPVECIARGYLTGSGLQEYKASGTVCSIPLPEGLVDGSRLDHAIFTPSAKAEVGEHDENITYDAVVAMVGDDIAGRLSELTLKIYTVAEKIARERGIILADTKVEFGYDPVSGSITLGDEVLTPDSSRFWDAATYQPGRAQPSYDKQYVRDWLTSAESGWNRSSDTPPPALPAEVIDRTRSRYVEAYEKLTGKTFA; via the coding sequence ATGAGCAACGTTCCAGCATCCCGCGGCTTCAGCACCGAGGCCCCCGAACTGCCCGGTTGGACCCATGTCTACTCGGGGAAGGTCAGGGACCTCTACGAACCGGCGGACGAATCCATCCTGCAGCGCGTCGGGCAGGACTGTGTACTGGTGGTGGCCAGCGACCGGATCAGCGCGTTTGACCATGTCCTGTCCAGCGAGATTCCGGACAAGGGGCGGATCCTCACCCAGTTGAGCCTGTGGTGGTTCGACCAGCTGGACGTGGAACACCACGTGCTGGGATCCACGGTGGAGGACGGCGTCCCCGCCGCCGTTGAGGGCCGTGCCATGATCTGCAAGAAGCTGGACATGTTCCCGGTGGAATGCATTGCCCGCGGCTACCTCACGGGTTCCGGCCTCCAGGAGTACAAGGCATCGGGGACTGTGTGCAGCATTCCGCTGCCGGAGGGCCTGGTGGACGGCTCGCGGCTTGACCACGCGATCTTCACGCCCTCGGCCAAGGCCGAGGTGGGGGAGCATGACGAGAACATCACCTACGACGCCGTGGTGGCCATGGTGGGCGACGACATCGCAGGGCGCCTGAGCGAGCTCACCTTGAAGATCTACACCGTGGCCGAGAAGATCGCCCGGGAGCGTGGCATCATCCTGGCGGACACCAAGGTGGAATTTGGCTACGACCCCGTTTCGGGGTCCATTACGCTTGGCGACGAGGTCCTCACACCGGATTCCTCACGGTTCTGGGATGCCGCCACATACCAGCCGGGCCGCGCTCAGCCCTCCTATGACAAGCAGTACGTCAGGGACTGGCTCACATCGGCCGAGTCGGGCTGGAACAGGTCCTCGGATACGCCTCCGCCGGCGCTGCCCGCCGAGGTCATCGACCGTACCCGCAGCCGCTACGTCGAGGCCTACGAGAAACTGACCGGAAAAACCTTCGCCTGA
- the purD gene encoding phosphoribosylamine--glycine ligase, giving the protein MKVLVIGPGGREHAIVRSLLADPNVSEVHSAPGNAGISKLVPTHKINANDPDAVAALATKLAVDLVVVGPEAPLAAGVSDAVREAGIPVFGPSKAAAQLEASKAFAKEIMAEAGVPTAMAMVATNAEEAASALDTFGAPYVVKDDGLAAGKGVVVTKNREEALAHAQSCFDAGGTVVIEEFLDGPEVSLFVLCDGHNTVALSPAQDFKRIFDNDEGPNTGGMGAYTPLEWAPEGLAQEVIDRVAQPTVNEMASRGTPFVGVLFVGLALTSRGTRVIEFNVRFGDPETQAVLARLKTPLGALLLAAAKGELDKAEELRWAKETAVAVVIASENYPDTPRIGDRIRGLKKVEELEGVHVIHAGTSFDEEGKVVSAGGRVLAVVALGSDLVEARERAYDGVELVQLEGSQFRTDIGGKAARGEVKVPFNASASLHGTKTKA; this is encoded by the coding sequence GTGAAGGTACTCGTCATCGGCCCCGGAGGCCGCGAACACGCCATTGTCCGCTCCCTGCTCGCCGACCCCAACGTGTCCGAGGTCCACTCAGCTCCCGGCAATGCCGGCATCAGCAAGCTGGTCCCGACCCACAAGATCAACGCCAACGATCCCGACGCCGTTGCCGCCCTGGCCACCAAGCTCGCCGTGGACCTGGTAGTGGTGGGCCCGGAGGCGCCGCTCGCAGCAGGCGTGTCCGATGCTGTCCGCGAGGCAGGGATCCCCGTGTTCGGCCCCAGCAAGGCGGCCGCACAGCTCGAGGCCTCCAAGGCATTCGCCAAGGAAATCATGGCGGAAGCCGGGGTGCCCACGGCCATGGCCATGGTGGCCACCAACGCCGAGGAAGCCGCCTCTGCCCTGGACACCTTCGGTGCCCCCTACGTGGTGAAGGACGACGGCCTGGCCGCAGGCAAGGGCGTGGTGGTCACCAAGAACCGCGAGGAAGCCCTGGCCCACGCGCAGTCCTGCTTCGACGCCGGCGGCACCGTGGTCATCGAGGAGTTCCTGGACGGGCCCGAAGTCTCCCTGTTTGTCCTGTGCGACGGGCACAACACGGTGGCGCTTTCACCGGCACAGGACTTCAAACGGATCTTCGACAACGACGAAGGCCCCAACACCGGCGGCATGGGCGCCTACACTCCGCTGGAGTGGGCGCCGGAAGGCCTGGCCCAGGAGGTCATTGACCGCGTGGCCCAGCCCACGGTCAACGAGATGGCCAGCCGCGGCACCCCCTTTGTCGGCGTGCTGTTCGTGGGGCTGGCCCTCACCTCGCGGGGCACCCGCGTGATCGAGTTCAACGTCCGCTTCGGCGACCCGGAAACCCAGGCCGTCCTGGCCCGGCTCAAGACGCCCCTTGGTGCCCTGCTGCTGGCAGCCGCCAAGGGCGAACTGGACAAGGCGGAAGAGCTGCGCTGGGCGAAGGAAACTGCCGTCGCCGTCGTCATAGCGTCCGAAAACTACCCGGACACTCCGCGCATCGGGGACCGCATCCGCGGGCTCAAGAAGGTGGAGGAACTGGAAGGCGTGCACGTCATCCACGCCGGCACCTCCTTCGACGAGGAGGGTAAAGTGGTGTCCGCCGGCGGACGCGTGCTTGCCGTCGTCGCGCTGGGCAGCGACCTGGTGGAGGCGCGTGAAAGAGCGTACGACGGCGTGGAGCTGGTTCAGCTTGAGGGCTCGCAGTTCCGCACGGACATCGGCGGCAAGGCCGCCCGCGGGGAAGTGAAGGTCCCCTTCAATGCCAGCGCATCCCTCCACGGGACCAAGACGAAGGCCTAG
- a CDS encoding M48 family metallopeptidase: MSTASAYLTVSGIDVDVIYKNIKNLHIAVYPPLGRVRVAAPERLDDDAIRLAVVQRLPWIKKQREQLRNAVRQTEREMVTGESHFVWGQRYRLKVVNEPGRIRFDITGKRLTLHAPKESTPDARREAMDEWYRSALKHEIPELIAKWQPIIGRNVAKWTVRRMKTKWGSCNRETAHIWFNLELGKKHPNCLEYIVVHEMMHLIERHHNDRFTELMDQHLPDWRARRDELNAAPLAAEDWAK; encoded by the coding sequence ATGAGTACCGCTAGCGCCTACCTCACCGTCTCCGGGATCGATGTCGATGTCATCTACAAGAACATCAAAAACCTGCATATCGCCGTCTACCCTCCCCTCGGCCGGGTGCGCGTTGCGGCGCCTGAACGACTCGATGACGATGCCATCAGACTTGCTGTCGTGCAGCGATTGCCATGGATCAAGAAACAGCGCGAGCAGCTCCGCAACGCCGTGCGTCAGACCGAACGCGAAATGGTCACAGGAGAGTCCCACTTTGTTTGGGGCCAGCGATACCGACTAAAGGTCGTAAACGAACCTGGTCGGATTCGGTTTGATATCACCGGCAAGCGCCTGACCTTGCACGCCCCCAAAGAAAGTACTCCGGACGCTCGTCGCGAAGCTATGGATGAGTGGTACCGCTCAGCCCTCAAACACGAGATCCCTGAACTCATAGCCAAGTGGCAGCCGATCATCGGTCGCAATGTGGCGAAGTGGACCGTGCGCCGCATGAAAACCAAGTGGGGCAGCTGTAACCGCGAGACCGCCCACATTTGGTTCAATCTTGAACTCGGTAAGAAGCATCCGAACTGCTTGGAGTACATCGTGGTCCACGAAATGATGCATCTCATCGAACGACACCACAACGATCGCTTCACTGAGCTTATGGACCAACACCTCCCCGACTGGCGTGCTCGAAGAGATGAGCTTAATGCCGCACCACTTGCTGCCGAGGATTGGGCGAAATGA
- a CDS encoding nucleotidyltransferase: MSLETKLAGWTGPSSDSEQEKQDRTERMIREAMQGHPGLDGCTLKVYAKGSYANNTNVRSDSDVDIVVQCNDVTYWEEAAPGVHPTSTPYTGIWTPDKLRAELASALRAKFPGHVDTSGSTAIRIESNTARVEADVVPAFNYKYYFASGGHRSGSRVYKKDGTYLTNYPDQQLVNGRAKNTATGARYKKAVRIMKRVENGMVASNHHREVPSFFMECLVYNCPNEVLMRSTWTDIIQGVIVHIWNELQGAEPTETSKRWLEPNEIKYLFHSSQPWTRADGRDFVKAAWNYLGYTS; this comes from the coding sequence ATGAGTCTTGAAACAAAGTTAGCTGGATGGACAGGCCCATCCAGCGATTCCGAGCAGGAGAAGCAGGATCGCACCGAACGTATGATCCGGGAGGCCATGCAAGGCCACCCAGGATTAGACGGCTGCACACTGAAGGTCTATGCCAAGGGCTCGTACGCGAACAACACGAACGTGCGGTCGGACAGTGATGTCGACATTGTTGTTCAATGCAATGACGTCACCTATTGGGAGGAGGCCGCTCCAGGTGTACATCCGACGTCAACTCCATACACCGGAATTTGGACTCCAGATAAGCTACGCGCTGAACTAGCTTCTGCTCTCCGCGCCAAGTTCCCCGGACATGTCGACACTTCCGGCTCAACTGCCATACGAATAGAGTCAAATACCGCGCGCGTCGAAGCGGACGTGGTGCCGGCCTTCAACTACAAGTACTACTTTGCGAGCGGAGGCCATCGCTCCGGGTCGCGTGTCTACAAGAAGGATGGTACGTACCTCACCAACTACCCCGACCAGCAGCTTGTGAACGGACGCGCTAAGAACACTGCAACTGGTGCGCGCTACAAGAAGGCAGTCCGCATCATGAAGCGGGTTGAAAATGGCATGGTTGCAAGCAACCATCACCGTGAAGTGCCCTCGTTCTTCATGGAGTGTCTTGTGTACAACTGCCCAAATGAAGTCCTCATGCGATCGACCTGGACCGACATTATCCAGGGCGTCATCGTGCATATCTGGAATGAGCTGCAGGGTGCCGAACCCACGGAGACATCAAAACGCTGGCTGGAACCTAACGAGATCAAATACCTATTCCACTCGTCCCAGCCATGGACCCGTGCGGACGGCCGTGATTTCGTGAAGGCTGCGTGGAACTACCTGGGGTACACATCATGA
- a CDS encoding helix-turn-helix transcriptional regulator, translating to MGNGFGEKLRAERLDRGLTQAELGKDLYSPSYISLLETGRREPTAEVIEELARRLELAPKALEAWSQPITVSDAEYVLAGLYARQAWDLRDYPLAASHAAAAAQIALDGRNTSAWWNMSYMQAECLLKHGDLQECREVVERLLEHPMARESVGLGARARQMLAVICQREGQLTAAVEHATEALAIAEQLPRGSIITIGALRALIGALAESGRLNEAWKYCQELLTQVDEHAMSQLAGEVAWVIGNVAFMRHDYVEGVKHHERAAKLLSPANDIELWARFNKASAAVRLSSGIVEPETLSSIERAELAFSIVSGTKSDELEVAFIRARWLYLTGDIVAAVEKLREIHAERDSLAKHTAGEVSLLLGKSLKAAGESEEALVHLEEAQKAFSAAGAADRVQQALDAVLEIKLAQRRAAAAVKAS from the coding sequence GTGGGCAACGGATTCGGGGAGAAGCTCCGGGCAGAGAGGCTCGATAGGGGGCTGACACAGGCGGAACTGGGCAAGGACCTGTACTCCCCCAGCTACATTTCCCTACTTGAAACAGGCCGCAGGGAACCAACTGCGGAAGTGATCGAGGAACTCGCACGCAGGCTGGAGCTCGCGCCGAAGGCCTTGGAAGCATGGAGCCAGCCCATCACGGTCAGCGACGCCGAGTATGTCCTGGCAGGACTGTACGCCCGCCAGGCGTGGGACCTGAGGGATTACCCGCTCGCCGCAAGCCATGCCGCAGCAGCGGCCCAGATTGCACTTGACGGAAGAAACACCAGCGCCTGGTGGAACATGAGTTACATGCAGGCCGAGTGCTTGCTGAAGCATGGCGACCTGCAGGAGTGCCGGGAGGTCGTGGAACGCCTGCTGGAGCACCCGATGGCCAGGGAATCTGTGGGGCTCGGCGCCCGGGCACGTCAAATGCTCGCTGTTATATGCCAGCGTGAGGGCCAGCTGACGGCCGCCGTGGAGCACGCAACCGAGGCCTTGGCAATCGCCGAGCAGCTGCCAAGGGGCTCGATCATTACCATCGGCGCCCTGCGGGCCCTGATCGGCGCCTTGGCCGAAAGCGGCCGTCTTAATGAAGCGTGGAAGTACTGCCAGGAGTTGCTCACCCAGGTGGACGAGCACGCGATGTCCCAACTTGCCGGCGAGGTGGCCTGGGTCATCGGCAACGTGGCGTTTATGCGCCACGATTATGTGGAGGGCGTCAAACACCACGAACGCGCAGCGAAACTGCTGTCACCGGCAAATGATATTGAGCTGTGGGCACGTTTTAATAAGGCGTCCGCCGCGGTACGGCTGTCATCTGGAATTGTGGAGCCTGAAACCCTTTCATCCATTGAACGGGCTGAGCTTGCCTTTTCAATCGTCAGCGGAACCAAGAGTGATGAGCTGGAAGTCGCTTTCATCCGCGCCCGGTGGCTGTACCTGACCGGGGACATTGTTGCCGCCGTCGAGAAGCTCAGGGAAATCCACGCGGAGCGGGACAGCCTGGCAAAGCACACAGCCGGGGAAGTGTCACTGCTGCTGGGCAAGTCCCTCAAGGCCGCGGGTGAATCAGAGGAAGCGCTGGTCCACCTCGAAGAGGCGCAGAAAGCCTTCAGCGCCGCGGGAGCCGCTGACCGCGTCCAGCAGGCACTGGACGCGGTCCTGGAAATAAAGCTGGCCCAGCGGCGCGCCGCTGCCGCTGTGAAAGCCAGCTAG
- a CDS encoding GIY-YIG nuclease family protein, with protein MSVGKSVRLFLADGTPGGLLTAEIMNWTGHVAAAPRSDLGALLKRPEASRTGIYILLGDDPESMGGSLAYIGEGDDVAKRLYHHSRNEDQGGKDFWDRAIVLTSKDTNLTKAHARYLESRFISLAQEANRSRLTNGTAPPLLPLPESDISDMEYFVTQAKIILPVLGVNIFRTTTTLRQPSDPTDVAAPADPSVSPIFEIFVKKYGIRASAQEIDGEFTVKKGSMARLSFTENSSNYELLHDELLKSGQLVQDGEDTAIFAQDIVFRSPSAAAAIVAGRAANGRVEWRIPGTGISFGSWQNQDVESNFGGNES; from the coding sequence ATGAGCGTAGGTAAGTCAGTCCGCCTCTTCCTGGCGGACGGCACACCCGGCGGCCTTCTGACAGCTGAAATCATGAACTGGACTGGTCACGTTGCTGCTGCCCCACGATCAGACCTTGGTGCGCTGTTGAAACGTCCCGAAGCGTCGCGGACGGGCATCTATATTCTTCTTGGAGACGATCCAGAAAGTATGGGTGGATCGCTCGCTTACATCGGCGAAGGTGATGATGTCGCCAAACGTCTCTATCATCACTCTCGCAATGAAGATCAGGGCGGAAAAGACTTCTGGGATCGGGCAATCGTCCTCACCAGCAAGGACACGAACCTAACCAAGGCACACGCCCGCTATTTGGAGTCGCGATTCATCTCACTTGCGCAAGAGGCCAACCGTTCACGGCTAACCAACGGCACAGCGCCTCCCCTCCTGCCACTTCCAGAGTCCGATATATCGGATATGGAGTACTTCGTGACGCAGGCCAAAATCATCTTGCCCGTCCTGGGCGTCAACATCTTTCGAACAACGACGACACTCCGGCAGCCGTCAGACCCAACAGATGTAGCGGCTCCGGCCGATCCATCTGTCTCGCCGATCTTCGAGATATTCGTCAAGAAGTACGGCATCAGAGCATCGGCGCAAGAAATTGATGGTGAGTTCACGGTCAAGAAGGGGTCAATGGCCCGACTCTCCTTTACCGAGAATTCAAGCAATTACGAACTTCTCCACGACGAGCTCCTCAAGAGCGGGCAGCTTGTTCAGGACGGAGAAGACACCGCGATCTTTGCCCAAGACATCGTCTTCCGCAGCCCATCGGCTGCGGCGGCAATCGTGGCGGGCAGAGCGGCAAACGGCCGAGTCGAATGGCGTATTCCAGGAACGGGCATAAGCTTCGGAAGCTGGCAGAATCAGGATGTTGAAAGTAATTTTGGGGGAAATGAATCATGA
- a CDS encoding helix-turn-helix domain-containing protein has protein sequence MVEVLAGYSKHGRHKVDQLATVSAALKRMDSGQSMPRPQQAAPKTQRYRLADRFTSDELAQLVARYQSGEMSTALARESGIAKSTFLRLLAEHGVNARPHGLTPAKEKEILRLRRQGVIIRNIAKSVGCSYDTARIFLLSSGSEE, from the coding sequence TTGGTCGAGGTCCTTGCAGGTTACTCGAAGCACGGACGCCACAAAGTAGACCAGCTCGCGACGGTCTCGGCGGCGCTGAAGCGGATGGATTCTGGCCAGAGCATGCCGCGTCCGCAGCAAGCGGCGCCGAAGACTCAGCGATACCGTCTCGCTGATCGCTTCACTTCGGACGAGTTGGCTCAGTTGGTCGCTCGCTACCAATCCGGCGAGATGAGTACCGCTTTAGCTCGTGAAAGCGGCATTGCTAAGTCAACGTTCCTGCGTCTGCTTGCCGAGCATGGTGTCAACGCCAGGCCTCATGGCTTGACGCCAGCGAAAGAGAAAGAGATCCTCCGCCTCCGCAGGCAGGGGGTGATTATCCGCAACATAGCTAAGAGTGTTGGCTGTAGCTACGACACCGCCCGCATCTTCCTCTTATCGAGTGGATCAGAAGAGTGA
- a CDS encoding type I restriction endonuclease subunit R yields the protein MSTVGQIERKTQDRVVDLFQNELGYEYLGNWEYRENNSHLEVSLLEQNLEARGYDANLINKAVEQFKKTASLGGGRNLYEANHEVYNLLRYGVKVKPGIGEQTETVWLVDWHNPEANHFVVTEEVSIKGEHNKRPDVVLYVNGLALGVIELKRSKVAVSEGIRQNIGNQKKDFIRPFFSTVQLVMAGNDVEGLRYGVIDTAEKYWLEWKEPSDIEEPLDRALVQMCSKSRFLEIIHDFMVFDGGTKKTCRHNQFFGVKAAQDRIAKREGGIIWHTQGSGKSLTMVWLAKWIREHQTGGDSQARVLIITDRTELDDQIKRVFNGVNEDIYRTKSGADLIGSLNSNDPWLMCSLVHKFRGGDDDQAQNDADGDFIAELNSKIPAGFSAKGNLFVFVDEAHRTQSGKMHKAMKQLLPGAMFIGFTGTPLLKADKATSIETFGSFIHTYKFNEAVEDGVVLDLRYEARNIDQDLISSAKIDQWFEAKTKGMTDLSKAELKKRWGTMQKVVSSEPRSKQIVNDILLDMETKPRLMDNQGNAMLVGSSIYQACKFYEMFCQAGFKGKCAIVTSYVPQASDISKEDSGHGATEKLRQYDIYRQMLADHFDEPADQAVTKIEQFEKEVKDRFINEPGQMRLLIVVDKLLTGFDAPAATYLYIDKKMRDHGLFQAICRVNRLDGDDKDYGYIVDYQDLFNSLEDAITDYTSGALDGYEKSDIEGLLKDRVQQAREDLDEALERIRALCEAVEPPQGTLQYQRYFCAIEQGNAQQIKNNEAKRVELYKSVAALVRTYGAIANDMAEAGYSALETAAIAKEVTHYVAVRDEVKLGAGENVDFKQYEAGMRFLLDTYIRADASEVVADFQNVGLVDLIVEQGAAAIDKLPTGIKKDPEAVAETIANNIRKVIIDENAMNPKYYESMSSLLDAIIEQRRKGAIDYKEYLEQLIAHAKKVGSKESDTVYPAWASNGAQRAIVDFGWADPATPIQVDAAIMTSKPHGWVGNTFKEKEVARAIRRVLPADFDRFDELFDLVKARNEYR from the coding sequence ATGAGCACAGTCGGACAGATTGAACGTAAGACACAGGACCGTGTTGTCGACCTGTTCCAAAATGAACTTGGATACGAATACCTGGGCAACTGGGAGTATCGCGAAAACAATTCTCACCTCGAAGTCAGCCTGCTTGAGCAGAATCTAGAGGCCCGTGGCTATGACGCCAATCTGATCAACAAAGCCGTTGAGCAGTTCAAGAAGACCGCGTCTCTCGGCGGCGGTCGCAACCTATACGAAGCTAACCACGAGGTCTACAACCTTCTCCGCTACGGTGTGAAGGTCAAACCCGGTATTGGCGAACAGACCGAGACGGTCTGGCTAGTGGACTGGCACAACCCCGAGGCAAACCACTTCGTGGTTACCGAAGAAGTCTCGATCAAGGGCGAGCACAACAAGCGGCCCGATGTCGTTCTCTACGTCAACGGCCTGGCGCTCGGCGTCATCGAACTCAAGCGCTCAAAGGTCGCGGTCTCCGAAGGTATCCGCCAGAACATCGGCAACCAGAAGAAGGACTTCATCCGTCCGTTCTTTAGCACGGTGCAGCTGGTCATGGCCGGCAACGACGTCGAAGGGCTGCGCTACGGAGTCATCGATACGGCCGAAAAGTACTGGCTTGAGTGGAAAGAACCATCTGACATCGAGGAGCCGCTCGATCGTGCGCTCGTCCAGATGTGTTCGAAGAGCCGATTCCTGGAAATTATCCACGACTTCATGGTGTTCGACGGCGGCACGAAGAAAACTTGCCGCCACAACCAATTTTTCGGCGTCAAGGCCGCCCAGGACCGCATCGCCAAGCGCGAAGGCGGCATTATTTGGCACACCCAAGGTTCGGGCAAATCCCTCACTATGGTGTGGCTGGCTAAGTGGATTCGCGAACATCAGACGGGCGGCGACAGCCAAGCTCGTGTCCTCATCATCACCGACCGTACTGAACTGGACGATCAGATCAAGCGAGTCTTCAATGGCGTCAACGAGGACATCTACCGCACGAAGAGCGGCGCCGATCTTATAGGTTCGCTAAACAGCAATGACCCTTGGCTGATGTGTTCGCTCGTGCACAAGTTCCGAGGTGGTGACGACGATCAAGCTCAGAATGACGCCGACGGCGACTTCATCGCCGAGCTGAACTCCAAGATTCCGGCCGGTTTCTCCGCAAAGGGCAACCTATTCGTCTTCGTTGATGAGGCCCACCGCACCCAGTCCGGCAAGATGCATAAGGCCATGAAGCAGCTCCTGCCCGGGGCTATGTTCATCGGTTTCACCGGTACCCCGCTGCTCAAAGCGGACAAAGCAACCAGCATCGAGACCTTCGGAAGCTTCATTCATACCTACAAGTTCAACGAAGCGGTCGAAGACGGCGTGGTGCTCGACCTACGCTACGAGGCCCGCAACATCGACCAGGATCTCATCTCATCAGCCAAAATCGATCAGTGGTTTGAGGCAAAGACCAAGGGCATGACTGATCTTTCCAAGGCTGAGCTCAAGAAGCGCTGGGGCACGATGCAAAAAGTCGTCAGCTCCGAGCCGCGATCCAAGCAGATCGTTAACGACATCCTGCTCGACATGGAGACGAAGCCACGCCTCATGGACAACCAGGGCAACGCCATGCTCGTTGGATCCAGCATCTATCAGGCGTGCAAGTTCTACGAAATGTTCTGCCAGGCCGGATTCAAGGGCAAATGCGCCATCGTCACGAGCTATGTCCCTCAGGCCAGCGACATCTCCAAAGAGGACTCAGGCCACGGTGCAACTGAAAAGCTGCGCCAATACGACATCTATCGGCAAATGCTTGCAGATCACTTCGATGAACCAGCTGACCAGGCGGTGACGAAGATCGAGCAGTTCGAAAAGGAAGTCAAAGACCGCTTCATCAACGAGCCCGGTCAGATGCGCCTTCTGATCGTTGTCGATAAGCTGCTGACTGGCTTCGACGCACCAGCAGCAACGTATCTATACATCGACAAGAAGATGCGCGATCACGGACTCTTCCAAGCCATCTGTCGCGTCAACCGTCTCGATGGTGACGATAAGGACTACGGCTACATCGTTGACTATCAGGACCTCTTCAACTCCCTGGAAGACGCCATCACGGACTACACGTCTGGGGCTCTCGACGGTTACGAGAAGTCCGACATCGAGGGGCTACTCAAAGACCGCGTCCAGCAAGCCCGCGAAGATCTGGACGAAGCCCTCGAACGCATCCGTGCGCTCTGCGAAGCTGTCGAACCACCTCAAGGAACGCTTCAGTATCAGCGCTACTTCTGCGCCATCGAACAGGGCAACGCCCAGCAGATCAAGAACAACGAAGCCAAGCGCGTCGAACTCTACAAGTCCGTGGCCGCATTGGTTCGTACCTACGGAGCAATCGCAAACGACATGGCCGAGGCTGGATACAGTGCGCTTGAAACTGCAGCTATTGCCAAGGAAGTCACCCACTACGTCGCTGTGCGTGATGAAGTGAAACTCGGTGCTGGTGAGAATGTCGACTTCAAGCAATATGAAGCCGGCATGCGATTCCTGCTCGATACTTACATCCGGGCCGATGCATCTGAAGTCGTCGCCGACTTCCAAAACGTCGGTCTCGTTGACCTGATCGTTGAACAAGGAGCGGCTGCGATTGACAAGCTCCCGACCGGGATCAAGAAGGATCCTGAAGCGGTCGCCGAAACCATCGCGAACAACATCCGCAAAGTCATCATCGATGAAAACGCGATGAATCCGAAGTACTACGAGAGCATGTCCAGCCTGCTTGACGCCATCATCGAGCAACGCCGCAAGGGTGCCATTGATTACAAGGAATATCTTGAGCAGTTGATCGCCCACGCCAAGAAGGTTGGCTCAAAAGAGTCTGACACTGTCTACCCCGCCTGGGCATCAAACGGCGCGCAGCGTGCCATCGTCGACTTCGGCTGGGCAGATCCGGCGACTCCGATCCAGGTCGACGCCGCCATCATGACGAGCAAACCGCACGGTTGGGTTGGCAACACGTTCAAGGAGAAGGAAGTGGCGCGAGCAATTCGTCGTGTCCTACCGGCTGACTTCGACCGTTTCGATGAACTCTTTGACTTAGTAAAGGCCCGAAATGAGTACCGCTAG